Genomic segment of Ammospiza nelsoni isolate bAmmNel1 chromosome 2, bAmmNel1.pri, whole genome shotgun sequence:
AGTTGTCTTGACCTTCTTACttgctgagaagaaaaatattttgggctTGAGTTTAGAGCCTATGAACACATTTTTATCAGCTGCAGTCAGTACAGTGAGTGTTTTCACACACTTGTTTATTTTTGCTGGTAGTTTTCCCACTGACTTCAATTAGTAAAAGACTGTTGTACAGCAGGACCCTTCTGAGAATTGTCTAAACTTCACACTCCCAAAAATTGGGTGCAAAAAGGACTGTGTTTGTATGCATTGTGTTTCTTCAGAATGTGAAAGcatttttgtaaatattatGTAAAGACAATTAAGCCACAATcacagttttgttttaaacagttttattttgaaaaatacaatGTGCAGTGTAATGTCAACTAACTGTAGTACTGACACTGTCGATCAGAACTTGTACTTCACACAATGATCACCTAGACATGCAATAAAATATGTACCTGTCATGAAGCACTCCCACTTCCACTGTTTCATCATTATCTTTTTATGGCATGTCACAAATCCATGTACATTGAAACACGCTCTACTTTTGCAGTCTTTCTACAGACTTGACAGCACACACTTGTCACATAGCTCAAGAACACCGGGTTCACACCAGCCCTATTGGAATTGAATGTCCTTTGCCATTAATTTCAGTGGGCAGAAGGCTTCATCCTGGATATCCACCTGTTAATGTATTGTGTGTGGCCATTGTTATCCTTGAACTGCATCAATTGtaactggaatattttttaggaaaaaaaaatcttaaaaatggTAAGTTATGTCAAAAACAGTCAAATAGTTTTACATCATGGGTTTTGCATTAGTTTTTGTTATTGGTAGAAATCTTAAACACCAACACTGCTATTAGAGATTCTCAAGCTATTTTCCCTCCAGATTTGGAGAGTATAAAGAAAAAGGTTAAGAAATGTTAATAATACAGTGAGACACAGAGTGGCAAAGCTAGCTCTGAACTTCCATGTGTTTCAGACTTTATATTGCAAGCACGGctttcctcccttcttcctCACACCTTAGTATGAGCTTTAAATATCCTTTCCACATTCAGGGCAAAGGATGTCATCCCTTTCTGTGAGGAAGCCACGACCCACCAATGAAAGGGAGCACTTCTTACAGTTAAAGCAATCATTATGCCACTGCCGTTCTTCAAAAGAGATGTACTTGGTTCCTCCGAGTCCtgtttgaaaagcaaaattgttCTGTTACAAGAAAACAATGGCAGGTCAGCCATCAGGTCATGCAGACTGACATGGAGATCTGACATACAGCAGTGAAAAAATGACATTGTGGCAAATCTGTTTATTGCTGTGCTAATTTTGCCATCCTTATTCTATAGTGACTAACATTTTCATCCTCAAATACTTCTGTTGCTTTCAGCAAAGTTAATGAGCAAGGCTGTTATCCCTAGTGATAATGGCAGAAATGAGCTTCCATGAAATGGCCCTGCAACgtgcagcagaagaaaagcaaagcaccTGACTCTGAACAGATTTCTGGTAATCTTTTACAGAATGTTTTATGGCACCTGAGTATGTTAATTTATGTTTTATAGAGGTGCATTTtagataattaaaaaagaagtcTGTCATGTGTCATAACTTGATTCATAGCTCTGAAGGAAGAATGCCTCAGGAAAAGAAGCAGATTAGTAAAAAAGCATTCCAGGGTTTGAGGCTATGGCAGTTATCATCGGATGTATTGAAGttatacaaaagaaaaaaaaaagagaaaaacgTCTCTTAGTAGTCATTGTCTTTTGCTTAACCTCAAAAATGACTAGCTGAAGCTTCATGAAAAGATTTAGTTGGGCATCTCTTGTACCAGGTCAGacttttttgtttagttttgcaTTTAGTAGCATCTCAACACACAAAACAGCCATGAGAGACCTACCACTGATTGGGTTTGTGCATCCAGCACACTTTTTGGCATAGAGGTTGCAGAAGCAGCTCAAGCAGTATGCAAACTCATCCCTGGAGGTGAAGCGCTGTCCAGACAGCTGCTTCTTGCACGCAGTGCACACGAAGCACTCCTTATGCCATGGTTGCTCCCGGTAGGTAACGCCTCCTGTGGTGATAGCctgttttagggaaaaaaacaagacaaGAAAGTGTTTTCTTAAGAGTGGCAAGTTTGTATTTCTATTTGGCAAAGAGGAAGGTTGATGAGATTTTTGTGAGCgggaggaggagaaggtttAGCAACAGTAAGATTATAATTTTGCTTGGAGTTGACCTTGAGAAAATCATGCAAGTGCTTTATTGTAATTTCCTTATTTATAAAAAGAAGCCCCATGCTAAAAGTACTTTATTCTGCATATATTGTAAAATCTCACTCTCAATTGTACTCAGTTTTTCAAGCTACTCTCTGTATGTTGCTTTTCATATGCATTTACCAGAGTTTGACTCTTCACTGTTCCTTCACCTGCCCCTTTCTTCATAGTGGAGGAATTACCTGATGTGTTTCAACTTCCTTTCATTGGGAAAGACCggtttatttcatattttagaTGAAGTATTTACTTTCTGCTTCTCAAGACTTTTGTCAGGGAGTTTCCTCTTACAAGTAAGTAGAACTGAAATTATATAATCTCTTAAAACCAGTTAATTCTTAATCTTTTTACACATCCAAAAATGAGATATTCTGCCTACTTGGATATAAAATGGGAAGGACTTCAATCTCTTAGGTGTCACATAAGCAAAACTTGCACTACCTTCTTGCACTGGACACATTGCATGGCAAACTGCTTTTCATAGCAGGGGACACAAAAGTTTTGATTGTCCTTAGGGATGAAGCTCTTTGTCCCAATAGGCTGCTGGCAGCGGTAGCAGATAAAGCAGGTCTCGTGCCAGCTGTTGCCCTTGTATTCCATCTTCCGAGTACCTGTAATGcgagcagagcaccaagtgagcTTCTGGATGAGATAGATGCAGTTTGTAGCTCTGTCTTTCCTGTCTGTCAGTCCAGAAGCATTGCAGCTCTGAGCTAGAGGCTATTTAATGTTCCTACCAGCTTTGCATGGTATTTGGTACCACTTGGGGTTTTTGGAGATCTCTTCTCCTGCAACgaagagaaatgttttttgcAAATAGCTGCAGCCTAGAACAGCTTTTTGTGGTCTTATTAGGCAAATAATGAATTCCAATGCACAGGAAGATTCAAGGGAATTGGACGGACATCAATATAAGTTGCTGTTAGTGCTAAGTGGAGCCATTCCTCATTAAAGACTGACTTCATTCATTCCACATCTGTTTTGCATCTTTCTCAAATAGCAGCAAGGTACCTGGTTAATTACAGACTCATTGAATGATTAGGGCTGAAATacaccttaaagatcatctagttttaaactccctgccatggacagggacacctctcacTAGACCAGGTTCTCAGGGCCTgatccaacctggctttgaacactgtCAAGGATGAGGCATGCAATTCCTGGCAAGCACCGTGCCTCCATTTCCCAAAGAAGTACAGTCTCTGTCTGAGATAAAGGATTCTTTCATATCTGCTCAGGAGCCTTTTTCTTGTTCTCATTGAGGTGTATTATAAGTTCACAATTGTTTCCAGCTCAACAGAACCTATCCTAAACGTTTTTCTGTCTCTTGAAACTTCCAGTAAGAAAaagttttctctctgttttcgGTTGAATTGAAAATATGGTTGAAATGTGGAATTTAAACAATCCTTTTAttggaaagcagaaaagtgGAATGGTAGTTAGGAAATAAATGCACTTCTCTAGAACAAAGTTTTAGGGTTCAGATAGTGTTCTTTGCAGATTCAGTCCACTGTATGGCAGATGGACTCTGAGCCCCTCCAGGAAGTTGAAGATGCCCCATTATATAGATAAACTTATTTGCACATGGTATGATTTCTATGTACCAGTTTGAGTCAGAATATTTGATACTGGCCAGAAGGGTAAACAAACACATGTTTTTCCTACAGTTCTGCATGACTCTTGGAGCCTGTAACAGCAAATATCAAGTCAAATACTTGGAAGACTGACAAGCTGATTGAGTTGGCTAATGAAAAAGAACCACATTAATGCCTTTGATGACAATTCTCTGTGCCTCTATTATTGCAGGGTTTAACAATTTCCCCCTTCTCAAGCATTAATTCATCTTTGTTTACTAGttgcatatttttcttcttttatgaTCTCATTAAATTCCGCTGAGACAGGATTtatttggtgggtttttttgctcttttaaaTTAACTTGCATCAGTAGTAAGTGAACTGTTAATAATCTTTCTGATGCTTAAAttcttgaatatttttgttccattttattAACAGACACCTTCTAAAAATTATGCCCTCTCTATGCTGGTAACTTCCAATATCATGTCAAGGAGCAATGAAAGAATAATAATCTGGAGAAAGAagatgtggattttttttaatagactagaattttatttttacatttgcaGCTGTGCTCTCTTCGGGATGGTGTTGTCATTGAAACTCAAAGAGAGGAGAGCCCAGTTTTGTTAGCTACTAGACTGAAGTCAGTATGAGTTGGGTTTGCGAAAGGACTGAAAGAACAAGCTTGTAATCACTTAAATGGGCACCTCATGGTAAAGCTTCCATGGCTCagacaggagcactctttgctgggttcagaactggctgcatggccgggcccagagggtgctggtgaatggtgctgcatccagctggggccagtcaccagtggtgtccctcaggggtctgtgctggggccagctctgttcaatatttttattgatgacatggatgaggggattgagtcTTTCATTAGTAAATTTGCAGAAAACACCAAGCTGGGATCATGTGTTGATCTGTTGGAAGgtgggagggctctgcagagaaacctggaatggttggatggatgggcagagttcaataaaaggaaatttaataagtccaagtgctgagtcctgcattttggccacaataaccccctgcagcGTTAtaggctggggatggtgtggctggacctctctgggcaacctgtttcagtgttttACCTCAGCCCTTCATTGTAGAAAACTTATTCCTTATACTAATCTAAATCAACTCTCTCTTACTTTAAAAAAGTTACACTTTGTTCTATTGCAACAGGCCCTGCTAAAAAGTTTGGCCCCATCTTTGTTACAGGTTTGTTACAGGTCCCCTTTCagtactgaaaggctgcaaacaggtttccccagagccttctccaggctgaacaatgccagctgccccagcctgtcTTTATAAGCAGAGTGTTTCAGCCCTCTTTGTGGCCCTCCTCCAGACCTCCTCCAACAGTTCCGTGTTCTTCTTATGTtagatgcagcccaggacacaacCAGCTttctgggatgggaatggacTTCCTGGGTCATAGAGTTCCAGCTTTAAAACTAGCACTGGCTATTCCCAAACATgtcagtttttatttctgtgtcagCAAAACGGGTGCACATAGAATAGTAGGGGATGTTTAAACTTGGAATAGATAGGGTTGTCTCCTTTTAAATATTGTTCTATTTCATCATCAAGTCTTCATTTTTACACCTGAGGAGCAAAATATTGtggttttctcttttgtatCTGAGATTACCAATGTCAGAACCAGCTGACAAAGTAACTAGTAATCATTATGGAGTCTGTACAAGGATTCTTCAAACtgccttttaatattttaatccTGCACTGATAGCACTTCAACATTAAGGCCCTCAAATCATCACAGAATGCTATAGTATTTTTGTAAGAACAACAGGTTTTAGCAATCTAATACTATAACCTCATGCTTCAggtcaaaataaaaatagctctTTCCTGTTCCTTCATATCTTTGTGCTCAAGAAAGACCTCAGAGGCACTTTGATCAATTTTTCATCTGTCTGAGAGAAGCTAAATTTTGAGTAATTAGACAAAATTTTCACGTGAATGAAAGTTCTTCCATGAGCCACTATGTACATTGCATGTTCTGGTCATGGAAGTGGACTAGAATGCACCATCACCAGGTTTTTACAGAGTTCAGCATGACCTAGTAGAGATAGTCAAGGAGAGACATTTCTCACAAATATTGCTGAGTTTGGGCTTGCTATTTAGTCCAAAAAGTGAGCATCCTAACCTGGCATAATAGTCTTCTTGCACTCATTACATTTGGAAGAGTACTCATTGGAGTAGCAGTCAGTACAAAGTAGATGTTCCTCTTTTGCAGCAAAAGGTTTGTCCACCAAGGAATTCTTGCACTGGAAGCAGTGGAAGCAGGTTTCATGCCAGTGGCGGTCCTTATAAGACAGATCCTGCAGAAATCCAAAACCACAGAGTAAGTGGAATGAATGGTTTGCACAACTGGAAGCTCAGAGAATGCAAACATATCCAAATCTGAACTCCAGCCAGGACCTGGGGCTGctttgaggaaaacaaaatgttctgACAAAGGTGAACTTATTTTGCTGTGATAACCAAGAGCAGCTCATGACAACTATCAACCCTTTCTCAGTTCAAGGTAACCCTTTTGGTTTGTGACAGAGGAGCAGCTAATTTCACTTAGGTATTTCCTTTGAGAATAAAGCCCAGCTTTTGAGTTGGATTAAAACTTGTTATCCAATAGGTATGATAGACTTCCCCTATTTCCCTTATCTATTGCTGATTTCTAGTTAATTTCATAGATATTTACTCCTGAACAGAAGTATTTTTTCCCAATTGCATTCTGGTATTTTTTTGGCAGATTTACACCAAGAGTGAATGAGTCTGAtctgtctgggtttttttctgctacCACAAATTTTTACTGGCTCTTGTGATTTGGTTTACCTATATTTCAGATGTGGATTGTACTGAAAGATACAAGACCACATTGTACCTGCATCCCGTGATCCAGAGTACTGGCCAAGGGATTAGTGTGGGCATGTTAGTATTTAAAATACTCTTCACAGTGGTTCCTTTgattatttaaaagaaacagtACTTCTCAAAATTGTGACCTAAACCAGTGGAttgtgcttttttaaaatttaaattaaggTGGCCTGTACATGTAACACTTGAAGAGTGTCTTTGGACTTCAAACAAAATAGAGCTTGAATACAAGAAATGGTGTCTGCCCCAAAATATAGAGGctctggtttgggttgggattGTGAAAGGATAGAATTGCCATGAATAGGGAGTTCAGCTGAAGTTCAGCTGAAATGAATTCTCAAGTTCTAGCCCAAGATCTACTCTGTATTTATTGCAGACACTAAACTAGTTAGATTAACTGAAGAAGAAGAGCGAGTGGTAGAATAATGAATTCCAATTTTGCAGTTGTGTGAAGCATCACAAAGGGTTCATACTTATCTGGCATAAGCTGTACCATGTCAGTCAGTACAGTCACAGTAACTCCAAACATGCAATCTTAAACCAGAGCAAGATACCACAGATTTAGATTAACCTAAAATAACAGTTTGTCTTTGGGAGCCTTGTTCTCATAAACATCTAGCTGGAAACGCTGAAACAATTTCATCTAGCTCAGGTGATATGTGGTAGCTTGTTAAACTTTAGTAATTTGTGTCAAAATTTGACTATGCAATTAAACATTTCTGTATGGACATCTGTGCCACTCACCTAATTTTTTTGGATCATTGTGAGTAACAATTTTCATCTCTGAGATTGCACTCTGTGGTAGAATGTCTTAGACTTCCACTTTACATCTTTCAGAGAGTTGTTTATTCAGCTCATCTATTCATTTCAGCTAAATCCTTTTGAAACAATACAAATTTCTGACTGTaatattttaatcttttctaatagcaaatgaaaacaaattttctttggaagttacttacatttttttcttctctttgggaGATGTCCAATAGCCTAAATCTGGTCTCATATtatattttaacagaaaaatacaatatGCAGTGCTTTCCAAAATAACGAAATTTGACTTTTAGAAAGTAGAACAAGAGATCTGatcttctctctctcttgtaATGTGATGtattcaattatttttccttgttaCTTGTCATTTCCTGGTTTTGCAATTTTCAGCAAGCAATTTTTTAATATCCAAAATTCATGCGGTGACGTATGCTTATTTTGTCAGTGAAATGATACCCTGCAGATGATGCATGCCTTTTAGAAGAGGAGTGATGAAAACAAAGATTAGGTGTCAAAGATGAAAGATTTGATCCCTGAGTCAGTTATGATGGCAAGATTTTATAGGCAGTAGCTGGGTGGGTGACAGTAGCAGGTATTTCATCATCATGAAGTCATGaagaaaaactaaacaaaaagtACTCCAGATAAAAAGTGGATTGAATAATCTTTACCTTCTCTGGATTACTATAACTCCACATTGAATGTAGAGAGAGTCTAAGATGTCTGACTTTGACAGTAGAATATTAGACTGATGAAATGGATATTCCTTTCTCTCTCAGAATCTGTCACATCTGAAAGCAAGCAAGTCCAAGGTACTGATGAAACCATTTATGCATCATGAGTGTTCTTAGGTCACTGAAAAGGAGGTTTGGTCTATTTCAGCATGTTGTATATTTTACTGGAGCCTTTGACTTGTTCATAAGCTGTGGATGTATTGATCTGGAGCAAATTCTACACTGGAAAAGCATGTGCAAAAACTGACTGAAAGCTTTCTGACTGTCAGGCTGCTCCTCTGTTAAGCTGAAAGAACATCAGATTTAGTTTAGGCATATGAATTCTAGTTTATGCTAGCTGATTGTAACCCAAATAAATCTGTTCCAGCAGAAGGTGCAAGTGATATAGAACTAATTTCTGTTGTATTTTCACTTATTTTCATTATgacaacaacaaagaaaactTTGACAAGGTAACTGTTAACATTGGCAAGATCAAGTTTTACAGCTTCTCCACAGATCTGTATAGTTTTGCTCCAGCATGGTTTATTTGGCCTCTAGGGTGGGACTGCATTTGACttaggaaaatgtatttttttaaaaaaacccagaagatCTCCTTAGACTAGGGTTACCAGTTAACTGGGTTAAGCTTGGGCTCCTCATACcctgcatttttattgtcttcTCCTCAGGCTTTTTAAGTCTAAGCAAACTGAAGCCATTATTCAGCACCATTTCTCTTGAACAACAGGgtttcagcttctctgggtgTCAACAGGGACCCAGTAGGAAGAAGGAGATTAGAGAGTTTATTGCCAGAACAGTAACTGTATATGTTGTTCATGGCTTTTTTTACCTCAATGGTcttttcagaaggctgaatgtAGGAAATGGGCTATGCCAACTAAATGCTGTGCAGATTTTAGCTACACATACCCTGTAAAACACTTAAGTATGTTAGACTGGCACATATCTATAAAAGTATGTtgagaaaaggtaaaaaacaaGTGATATTGTGCTGTACTCAGCCCCTTACATGTGTGAGAAGATATTAAGGTATCCACCTCTTTTACCATTTCACCTCACAAAAACTAGCCTGAGATTCAATAATGAGCTGAAAAAGTGTGGCATGTTGGAACAGggtttaaatattaaaaacaagaaaaattattttttctcttttctgattCTCATTACTGGAGGTCTTATTTCTTGTTTGGTTTATGTGTGAGGATGACCCTTTTGAGGCATTTTTGGCCCGTGTGCTGACACAGTAGCTGTATCTCACAATCCACTCATAATTTAATTTGCACGTTTCACAGAGAGAGTTTTCACCCCCTTCTGCTTGGCAAGGCCAGCTTGTGGACTGCATTAAACACAGGATTACTGAAGGTATTTCCTGTATTTGCAAGGTCTCCATATCATAGGATCTGCAAGGAAAGTATTAAAAAAGCCAAAGTCAACCAAAAGTAACCCTTCAGCAGTTAAGCAAATGGGTGCAAGATGTGTGGATTTCCAGAAATAAGCATGAAACTGTAGGTGTGGTGAGCATTCACCAGGGACTTAGCCATTAAAATGACAATTTTTTCCTAGGAAAGTAAATTTCTCCTGTAACCTGTTGGCATATGGATAATGTGTAATAGGTGTGAGAGAAACGACCCTGTATTTTCATGCTGTCTGCTGGTGCCTCCTACCAGTCAGTACATGAAGCTTTTAATTTGCCTGTGGAAGTTTTGTAAGCATCAGCTACAAGTGTTTACAGTTAATGAAATGGCTTATGCCCAAAGGTGGCATTCAGACATATGTTGTCATTCTGGGATTTTCTGGTGGCAAAGActtgttcttttaaaacaaggaaCAAATTAGTTATTACTCAGTTACCCATAAACTACCTGAAAAACTAGAAAGATAGTGAAG
This window contains:
- the FHL2 gene encoding four and a half LIM domains protein 2 isoform X2, translating into MEYKGNSWHETCFICYRCQQPIGTKSFIPKDNQNFCVPCYEKQFAMQCVQCKKAITTGGVTYREQPWHKECFVCTACKKQLSGQRFTSRDEFAYCLSCFCNLYAKKCAGCTNPISGLGGTKYISFEERQWHNDCFNCKKCSLSLVGRGFLTERDDILCPECGKDI
- the FHL2 gene encoding four and a half LIM domains protein 2 isoform X1; amino-acid sequence: MTERFDCHYCKESLFGKKYILKEDSPFCVKCYENLYSNTCEECKKPIGADCKDLSYKDRHWHETCFHCFQCKNSLVDKPFAAKEEHLLCTDCYSNEYSSKCNECKKTIMPGTRKMEYKGNSWHETCFICYRCQQPIGTKSFIPKDNQNFCVPCYEKQFAMQCVQCKKAITTGGVTYREQPWHKECFVCTACKKQLSGQRFTSRDEFAYCLSCFCNLYAKKCAGCTNPISGLGGTKYISFEERQWHNDCFNCKKCSLSLVGRGFLTERDDILCPECGKDI